A region of Cellulophaga sp. RHA19 DNA encodes the following proteins:
- a CDS encoding M23 family metallopeptidase — protein MRIYAFIAALFLLTSVNGQEKYPQNKFQSPLDIPLILAGNFGELRSNHFHSGIDIKTQQREGLAVYAIDDASVTRIKISHWGYGKALYITHPSGYTSVYAHLQKFSPKIEEYIKKIQYKKQSYQVETFPDFGELKVKKGEVIAYSGNTGGSSGPHLHFEIRSNTTSKPTNPLLYGYDIRDATDPTILNLYAYPLSDNAQINRNADKTQLKFKRQADGSYLADKVYAAGTIGIGFNGYDRQDMAANKNGIYSIEQQVNGKTYSKFKFNTFSFAESRYINTLIDYQHYGKYSQRIVKCFKEPSNKLSIYSDLHNDGKITVNNGLSYNVVLLLKDWEDNTTKIIIPVEGKVQELKSPKKIEITDNYLIAKKPNNYNLDGAKVYFPANTFYKDFYIDLEKGADTVKIHNGEVPAHRNFTITFDVSKYSASERKKLFIARLNSRKQPIHATTYKRGNTFTTRTKNLGTYTLAKDTIAPVITPKNFKAKQWLNNYKYLSLKIVDDLSGIDTYNAYLNGEWILMSYEYKTNTITYNFDDKILDKKECNLKVVVTDNVGNSKTYETTFFRK, from the coding sequence ATGAGAATTTACGCATTTATAGCTGCATTATTTTTACTTACTTCTGTTAACGGACAAGAAAAATATCCACAGAACAAATTTCAATCTCCTTTAGACATTCCTTTAATATTAGCTGGTAATTTTGGTGAGTTACGCTCTAATCATTTTCATTCTGGTATAGATATTAAAACCCAACAAAGAGAAGGTTTAGCTGTTTACGCCATAGATGATGCCTCTGTTACACGTATTAAAATATCACATTGGGGCTATGGCAAAGCTCTATACATTACACACCCTAGTGGTTACACATCTGTGTATGCTCATTTGCAAAAATTTTCTCCAAAAATAGAAGAGTATATAAAAAAAATACAATACAAAAAACAGTCTTACCAAGTAGAAACTTTTCCTGATTTTGGTGAGCTAAAAGTTAAAAAAGGTGAAGTTATAGCTTATTCTGGTAATACGGGAGGTTCTTCTGGACCACATTTACATTTTGAAATTAGAAGCAACACAACCAGTAAACCTACAAATCCGCTTTTGTATGGCTATGATATTAGAGATGCAACAGACCCTACAATATTAAACCTTTACGCCTATCCTTTAAGTGATAATGCACAAATAAACCGCAACGCAGACAAAACACAGTTAAAATTTAAAAGGCAAGCAGATGGGTCTTATTTAGCAGATAAAGTGTATGCTGCTGGTACCATAGGAATTGGCTTTAATGGATATGACAGGCAAGATATGGCTGCAAATAAAAACGGTATTTATTCTATAGAACAACAAGTAAATGGTAAAACCTATTCTAAGTTTAAATTTAACACTTTCTCGTTTGCAGAGTCTAGATATATTAACACTTTAATAGACTACCAACACTACGGAAAATACAGTCAACGTATTGTAAAATGTTTTAAAGAGCCTAGTAATAAACTTAGCATTTACTCTGACTTACATAATGATGGAAAAATAACTGTAAATAATGGTCTTAGCTACAATGTAGTATTACTTTTAAAGGACTGGGAAGATAACACAACTAAAATTATTATTCCGGTTGAAGGTAAAGTACAAGAATTAAAATCACCTAAAAAAATAGAAATTACAGATAACTATCTAATTGCAAAAAAACCAAATAACTACAATTTAGATGGCGCCAAAGTATATTTCCCTGCTAATACATTTTATAAAGATTTTTATATAGATTTAGAAAAAGGTGCAGATACTGTAAAAATTCATAATGGTGAAGTTCCTGCTCACCGTAACTTTACAATTACTTTTGATGTTAGTAAATATTCTGCATCAGAAAGAAAAAAACTTTTTATAGCAAGACTAAATAGCAGAAAGCAACCAATACACGCTACAACATACAAAAGAGGAAATACATTTACAACAAGAACAAAAAACTTGGGCACATACACACTTGCTAAAGACACAATAGCACCCGTAATTACTCCTAAAAACTTTAAAGCAAAACAATGGCTTAATAATTACAAATATTTAAGCCTTAAAATTGTTGATGACTTAAGTGGAATTGACACCTACAACGCTTACTTAAACGGAGAGTGGATTTTAATGAGCTACGAGTATAAAACAAATACAATTACATATAATTTTGATGATAAAATTCTTGATAAAAAAGAGTGTAATTTAAAAGTAGTAGTAACAGATAATGTAGGCAACTCTAAAACTTATGAAACTACTTTTTTCAGAAAATAA
- a CDS encoding cell division protein ZapA: protein MAEKLKIKLSIADRVYPLTIDPSQEEGLRKAAKNIEQLAKKFEQNYAVRDKQDVLAMCALQFASKIEQKSIDKQEDTTEVTERLKALESIVDSKLSSI from the coding sequence ATGGCAGAAAAGCTAAAAATTAAACTTTCTATTGCAGACAGGGTTTACCCATTAACTATAGATCCTAGTCAGGAAGAAGGTTTACGTAAAGCTGCAAAAAATATAGAGCAGTTAGCAAAAAAGTTTGAGCAAAACTATGCCGTTAGAGATAAACAAGATGTTTTGGCAATGTGTGCCTTGCAGTTTGCCTCTAAAATAGAACAAAAAAGTATTGATAAACAAGAAGATACAACAGAGGTGACAGAGCGTTTAAAAGCTTTGGAGAGTATTGTAGATTCTAAGCTAAGCTCTATATAG
- the rny gene encoding ribonuclease Y produces the protein MENITFIIVGAIVGLAIGFMIAKFLEKGKASKTIASAKLEAESILRNAKTEGESIKKDKILQAKEKFLELKAEHEKVIIAKDKKMSEAEKRTRDKESQVSNELAKGKKLNDQLQSKLQSVDHKNDYLEKKQSELDKLHKNQVQQLEVISGLSADEAKEQLVDSLKETAKSDAMAFMQTAMEEAKLTAEQDAKKIIINTIQRIGTEEAVENCVSVFNLESDDVKGRIIGREGRNIRALEAATGVEIIVDDTPEAIILSCFDSVRREVARLSLHKLVTDGRIHPARIEEVVRKTEKQIEQEIVEVGKRTIIDLGIHGLHPELIRAVGRMKYRSSYGQNLLQHSREVAKLCGVMAAELGLNPKTAKRAGLLHDIGKVPNTEVEVETPHAILGMQWAEKYGEKPDVCNAIGAHHDEIEMKTLIAPIVQVCDAISGARPGARRQVLDSYIQRLKDLEEVAFGFVGVQKAYAIQAGRELRVIVESEKVNDDKAAELSFEISQKIQTDMTYPGQVKVTVIRETRAVNVAK, from the coding sequence ATGGAGAATATTACATTTATAATTGTAGGAGCTATAGTAGGTTTAGCAATTGGTTTTATGATAGCCAAATTTTTAGAGAAAGGCAAAGCCTCTAAAACAATAGCAAGTGCAAAACTAGAAGCAGAGTCAATCTTAAGAAATGCTAAGACAGAAGGTGAAAGCATAAAAAAAGATAAAATATTACAAGCAAAAGAAAAGTTTTTAGAACTTAAAGCAGAACACGAAAAAGTTATTATTGCAAAGGACAAAAAAATGTCCGAAGCAGAAAAGCGTACAAGAGATAAAGAGTCTCAAGTAAGTAATGAGCTTGCAAAAGGGAAAAAATTAAATGATCAATTGCAGTCTAAATTACAATCTGTAGATCATAAAAATGACTATTTAGAAAAGAAACAGTCTGAGTTAGATAAACTACATAAAAATCAAGTGCAGCAATTAGAAGTAATTTCTGGTTTATCTGCAGATGAAGCAAAAGAGCAATTGGTAGATTCTTTAAAAGAAACTGCAAAGTCAGATGCTATGGCGTTTATGCAAACTGCAATGGAAGAAGCTAAGCTTACTGCAGAACAAGATGCTAAAAAAATTATCATAAATACCATACAACGTATAGGTACAGAAGAGGCTGTAGAAAACTGCGTATCTGTTTTTAACCTTGAGTCTGATGATGTAAAAGGACGTATTATTGGTAGAGAAGGAAGAAACATTAGAGCCTTAGAAGCTGCAACAGGAGTAGAAATTATTGTTGATGATACACCAGAAGCAATTATACTTTCTTGTTTTGATTCTGTGCGTAGAGAAGTAGCACGTTTATCTTTACATAAATTAGTAACAGATGGCCGTATACACCCAGCACGTATTGAAGAGGTTGTGCGTAAAACAGAAAAACAAATAGAACAAGAAATTGTAGAGGTTGGTAAGCGTACAATTATAGACTTAGGTATTCACGGTTTACACCCAGAGTTAATTAGGGCTGTAGGTCGTATGAAATATCGTTCTTCATACGGGCAAAACTTACTGCAACACTCTAGAGAAGTTGCTAAGCTTTGTGGTGTAATGGCAGCAGAGTTAGGTTTAAACCCTAAAACAGCTAAAAGAGCAGGTTTATTACATGATATAGGTAAAGTACCAAATACAGAAGTAGAGGTAGAAACTCCACACGCTATTTTAGGTATGCAATGGGCAGAGAAATACGGGGAAAAGCCAGATGTGTGTAATGCAATTGGTGCTCACCACGATGAAATTGAAATGAAAACATTAATTGCTCCAATTGTACAGGTTTGTGATGCTATTAGTGGTGCTAGACCAGGTGCAAGAAGACAAGTTTTAGACTCTTATATACAGCGTTTAAAAGATTTGGAAGAAGTTGCCTTTGGGTTTGTGGGTGTACAAAAAGCATATGCCATACAAGCGGGTAGAGAGTTGCGTGTTATTGTAGAGAGTGAAAAAGTAAATGATGACAAAGCAGCTGAATTATCTTTTGAGATTTCGCAAAAAATACAAACAGATATGACATATCCAGGACAAGTAAAAGTTACTGTAATACGTGAAACTAGAGCTGTTAACGTTGCTAAGTAA
- a CDS encoding DUF6095 family protein: MPTTQSDSFYKSIKFFGLTILLMFSGPGAIYEAFKNENHPLYLPVLILGFILSLAAMGLFLYSLRLMMHAIFGNKKNN; this comes from the coding sequence ATGCCCACAACACAGTCTGACTCTTTTTACAAAAGCATTAAGTTTTTTGGGTTAACAATATTACTTATGTTTTCTGGCCCTGGAGCAATATACGAAGCTTTTAAAAATGAAAATCACCCTTTATATTTACCTGTGCTTATACTTGGCTTTATATTGTCTTTAGCTGCTATGGGTTTATTTTTATACAGTTTACGCTTAATGATGCATGCCATTTTTGGCAATAAAAAGAATAATTAA
- a CDS encoding DUF4249 family protein has protein sequence MKKLAYIIPLLLFFGCEDVVDIDVPSTEPKLVIDASFDVYTTESPVRTDGFVKLSLTTDYFANENKPVNDANVTITDLNSGTLYPFTSNGNAGYYQSTTNNFTPEFNKTYQLNVVYNNNTYTAETTLIPSVAIDNVEQGDATLFDENDTELIVSFTDDASREDFYVFDLDFGEFLTTSDEFFQGETFKFSYFYDDLSSGKEVVIKLNGADEQFYNYMDLILAQSGESSGGPFQTTPATIRGNIINTTNEDNYALGYFNLSETYEYTITIN, from the coding sequence ATGAAAAAGTTAGCATACATTATACCACTTTTATTATTTTTTGGATGCGAGGATGTTGTAGACATAGATGTACCAAGCACAGAACCAAAATTAGTTATAGATGCTAGTTTTGATGTATACACTACAGAATCTCCTGTAAGAACAGATGGCTTTGTAAAATTATCTTTAACAACAGATTATTTTGCTAATGAAAACAAACCAGTAAATGATGCAAATGTTACAATTACAGATTTAAATTCTGGTACTTTATATCCATTTACCTCCAATGGTAACGCAGGCTATTACCAATCTACAACAAATAACTTTACTCCCGAGTTTAACAAAACATACCAACTAAATGTTGTGTACAACAACAATACATATACTGCAGAAACAACCCTAATACCCAGTGTAGCTATTGACAATGTTGAACAAGGAGACGCTACACTTTTTGATGAAAACGATACAGAGTTAATTGTTTCTTTTACAGATGATGCTAGCAGAGAAGATTTTTATGTTTTTGATTTAGATTTTGGTGAATTTTTAACCACTTCAGATGAATTTTTTCAGGGAGAGACATTTAAATTCTCTTATTTTTATGATGATCTATCTTCTGGCAAGGAAGTTGTTATAAAGTTAAATGGCGCAGATGAACAATTTTATAATTATATGGATTTAATTTTAGCTCAGAGTGGAGAAAGCTCTGGAGGACCATTTCAAACAACACCAGCTACTATTAGAGGCAACATAATTAATACCACAAATGAAGACAATTACGCCTTAGGATATTTTAATTTATCTGAAACATACGAATATACAATTACTATAAATTAA
- a CDS encoding TonB-dependent receptor, whose protein sequence is MHRPIVCFLIFLFAFTATKAQEKITLFGTITEASSNETLIGVSIAVPELQTGVITNEYGFYSLTLPKGNYTIIVSYIGFNDIKKEINLTKDTTLNLQLNEAVEQLNEVILTEDIEKISIRKPQMSVNSLSSSSIKKIPAILGEADVLKSILLLPGVTSGGEGASGFNVRGGSVDQNLILLDEATIYNSSHLFGFFSVFNPDAIKDLKLYKGGIPAKYGGRISSVLDIYQKEGNSKKFKANGGMGIVSSRLLLEGPLKKDKGAFLIGGRSSYAHLFLPLLDNDNKAYFYDLNTKLNYKINKNNNIYLSGYFGRDVFSIANSFENTYGNSVINLRWNHLFSDKLFSNLSLIYSDYFYGLELDFVGFKWNSGIQNFNLKYDFKNYISNDLKLNYGVNNTYYRFNPGEIKPNRGDSGILTNKLTDKYANEFAAYIDAEHKVTNNLTLQYGVRWSHFTRLGQDELFIYENDQAVNFNTDFQIYESAEPIGKERFKRSAQITTFNNLEPRLALSYALNNNNSIKASYNHMTQYLHLLSNTSSPTPLDVWSPSGKYIKPQILDQYAIGYFKNFKNDSYSLETEAYYKDVKNRIDYIDGANLIANDAIEQVILNGKMRSYGLEFMFKKNSGKLNGWLSYTLSKSEQQTPPRTVNETGINNGKWYTTSFDKTHDLSINASYNINDKWSFNSNLIYQSGQPTNYPIGQFEYKDLSIPIYGDRNNQRLPSYNRLDISATLTPRKNKNRKLQAQWVFGIYNVYNRKNAASINFSRNEDTGNNEALRTSIFGIVPSVTYNFKF, encoded by the coding sequence ATGCACAGACCCATTGTCTGCTTTTTAATATTTTTGTTCGCCTTTACAGCAACTAAAGCTCAAGAAAAAATTACTTTATTTGGAACCATTACAGAAGCCTCTAGTAATGAAACACTAATTGGCGTATCTATAGCAGTACCAGAATTACAAACAGGAGTTATTACTAATGAATACGGGTTTTACTCCTTAACTTTACCTAAAGGAAACTACACAATAATTGTAAGCTATATTGGTTTTAATGACATTAAAAAAGAAATAAATTTAACCAAAGACACTACATTAAATCTTCAACTTAATGAAGCCGTTGAGCAGTTAAACGAAGTTATACTTACTGAAGACATTGAAAAAATTAGTATTAGAAAACCACAAATGAGTGTAAACTCGCTCTCATCTAGCAGTATAAAAAAAATACCCGCAATTTTAGGAGAGGCAGATGTGCTAAAATCAATTTTACTACTACCTGGAGTTACTAGTGGTGGCGAAGGAGCATCTGGATTTAATGTACGTGGTGGATCTGTAGATCAAAATTTAATCTTATTAGATGAAGCTACTATTTACAACTCATCACATTTATTTGGTTTCTTTTCCGTTTTTAATCCTGATGCCATAAAAGATTTAAAGCTATACAAAGGTGGCATACCAGCAAAATATGGAGGTAGAATTTCATCTGTACTAGATATTTATCAAAAAGAAGGAAATAGCAAAAAATTTAAAGCTAATGGTGGTATGGGTATAGTATCTAGCAGGTTACTACTAGAAGGGCCATTAAAAAAAGATAAAGGTGCTTTTTTAATTGGTGGTCGTAGCTCATACGCTCACTTGTTTTTACCCTTATTAGATAATGACAACAAGGCGTATTTTTACGATTTAAACACTAAACTTAATTACAAAATAAATAAAAACAATAACATATACTTATCTGGTTACTTTGGTAGAGATGTCTTTAGTATTGCTAATAGTTTTGAAAATACATACGGTAACTCTGTAATTAATTTAAGGTGGAATCATTTATTCTCAGATAAACTATTTAGTAATTTATCCTTAATTTACTCAGACTACTTTTACGGATTAGAACTAGATTTTGTTGGCTTTAAATGGAACTCTGGAATACAAAATTTTAATCTTAAATACGATTTTAAAAATTACATTTCTAATGACTTAAAGTTAAATTACGGAGTAAACAATACTTACTACAGATTTAATCCTGGAGAAATAAAACCAAACCGAGGCGATTCTGGCATTCTAACTAATAAATTAACAGACAAATATGCTAACGAGTTTGCCGCTTATATAGATGCAGAACATAAAGTCACCAACAACCTAACACTACAGTACGGCGTACGTTGGAGTCATTTTACCAGACTTGGTCAAGATGAACTTTTTATATATGAAAACGACCAAGCTGTAAATTTTAATACCGATTTTCAGATATACGAGAGTGCAGAACCTATAGGTAAAGAACGCTTTAAAAGGTCTGCACAAATTACCACATTTAACAATTTAGAACCAAGACTAGCATTATCATATGCCTTAAACAATAACAACTCTATAAAAGCCAGCTACAACCATATGACTCAGTACCTACATTTACTTTCTAATACCAGCTCCCCTACTCCTTTAGATGTATGGTCTCCTAGCGGAAAATATATAAAACCACAAATATTAGATCAGTACGCAATAGGTTACTTTAAAAACTTTAAAAACGATAGCTACTCTTTAGAAACTGAAGCTTATTACAAAGATGTAAAAAACAGAATAGATTATATAGATGGCGCAAATTTAATTGCTAATGATGCTATAGAGCAAGTAATTTTAAATGGCAAAATGAGATCTTACGGATTAGAATTTATGTTTAAGAAAAATAGCGGTAAATTAAACGGCTGGCTATCCTACACTTTATCTAAGTCCGAACAACAAACTCCACCTAGAACAGTTAATGAAACAGGAATTAACAATGGTAAATGGTACACCACATCATTTGATAAAACTCACGATTTATCTATAAATGCAAGTTATAACATAAATGACAAATGGAGCTTTAATAGCAATTTAATATACCAATCTGGGCAACCTACAAATTACCCAATTGGGCAATTTGAATACAAAGACTTAAGTATTCCTATTTATGGAGACCGTAACAATCAACGTCTACCAAGCTACAATAGGTTAGATATATCTGCCACACTAACTCCTAGAAAAAATAAAAACAGAAAATTACAAGCACAATGGGTATTTGGCATATACAACGTTTATAACCGTAAAAATGCTGCTTCTATTAATTTTTCCAGAAATGAAGACACTGGAAACAATGAAGCCTTACGTACCTCAATATTTGGTATAGTACCATCTGTAACTTATAATTTTAAATTTTAA
- a CDS encoding NADP-dependent isocitrate dehydrogenase: protein MPKIIYTKTDEAPALATQSFLPIVQAFTKTTGIEMETKDISLAARILAVFPDYLSKEQQFEDALAQLGELAKSPEANIIKLPNISASIPQLKEAIAELQSKGYAIPSYPDDPKDAKEKEIKGRFDKIKGSAVNPVLREGNSDRRAPKAVKNYAKANPHSMGPWSPDSKSQVATMSSGDFKANEKSITLDKATDVSIVLVKEDGSKDVLKEKISLLDGEIIDATVMSNKALLAFLQEQMKEAKDAGILFSLHMKATMMKVSDPIIFGHAVEVFFADVFKKYGKVFEENGISANNGLESLLNKLDKISNGAEIKAEIEKTIENGPDLAMVNSDKGITNLHVPSDVIIDASMPAMIRNSGQMWNAEGKAQDTLAVIPDSSYAEIYSATIDFCKKHGAFDPTTMGTVPNVGLMAQKAEEYGSHDKTFEIANNGKVQVIDASGTVLVEHNVEAGDIWRMCQVKDAPIQDWVKLAVSRARATNTPAVFWLDEERAHDAELIKKVKAYLPNHDTSGLEILILSPLKATEYTLARIKDGKDTISVSGNVLRDYLTDLFPILEVGTSAKMLSIVPLMNGGGLFETGAGGSAPKHVEQFTEEGHLRWDSLGEFLALEVSLEHEAEKSNNKDTLVLAEALGDATEKFLLNDKSPSRKVNEIDNRGSHFYLTLYWAEALANQTKSPTLQAKFKDVYTSLKDNESKINEELINAQGSSVDIEGYYLPNQEILAKAMRPSNTLNTIISSI, encoded by the coding sequence ATGCCAAAAATAATATATACAAAAACTGATGAAGCTCCTGCTTTAGCAACTCAATCTTTCTTACCAATTGTACAAGCTTTTACCAAAACTACAGGTATAGAAATGGAAACAAAAGACATCTCTTTAGCAGCTCGTATATTAGCTGTTTTTCCAGATTATTTATCTAAAGAGCAACAATTTGAAGATGCTTTAGCTCAACTAGGAGAATTGGCAAAAAGCCCAGAGGCTAACATTATAAAATTACCAAACATTAGCGCTTCTATTCCTCAACTTAAAGAAGCCATTGCAGAATTACAATCTAAAGGTTACGCTATTCCTAGCTATCCAGACGATCCTAAAGACGCTAAAGAAAAAGAAATTAAAGGTCGTTTTGACAAAATTAAAGGTAGTGCTGTAAATCCAGTATTACGTGAGGGTAACTCTGACCGTAGAGCTCCTAAAGCTGTTAAAAATTACGCAAAAGCAAACCCACACTCTATGGGACCTTGGAGCCCAGATTCTAAATCTCAAGTTGCCACTATGTCATCAGGAGATTTTAAAGCCAATGAAAAATCTATTACACTAGATAAAGCAACAGATGTTAGCATTGTTTTAGTTAAAGAAGATGGCTCTAAAGATGTATTGAAAGAAAAAATTTCTTTACTAGATGGCGAAATTATAGACGCAACAGTAATGAGCAACAAGGCTCTTTTAGCTTTTTTACAAGAACAAATGAAAGAAGCTAAAGATGCTGGCATATTGTTTTCTTTACATATGAAAGCAACTATGATGAAAGTTTCTGATCCAATCATTTTTGGTCACGCTGTAGAAGTTTTCTTTGCTGATGTATTTAAAAAGTACGGTAAAGTTTTTGAAGAAAACGGAATAAGCGCAAACAACGGCTTAGAAAGCTTATTAAATAAATTAGATAAAATATCTAATGGTGCTGAAATTAAAGCTGAAATTGAAAAGACTATAGAAAATGGTCCAGATTTAGCAATGGTTAATTCTGATAAGGGAATAACAAACCTTCACGTACCTAGTGATGTTATTATTGACGCTTCTATGCCTGCAATGATACGTAACTCTGGACAAATGTGGAATGCAGAAGGAAAAGCACAAGACACTTTAGCCGTTATACCTGACAGTAGTTATGCAGAAATTTATTCTGCTACTATAGACTTCTGTAAAAAACACGGCGCTTTTGATCCTACAACAATGGGTACAGTCCCTAACGTTGGTTTAATGGCTCAAAAAGCAGAGGAATACGGATCTCATGATAAAACGTTTGAAATTGCAAACAACGGAAAAGTACAAGTTATAGATGCTAGCGGTACAGTACTTGTAGAGCACAATGTAGAAGCTGGTGATATCTGGAGAATGTGCCAGGTTAAAGATGCTCCTATTCAGGACTGGGTTAAATTAGCAGTATCTAGAGCTAGAGCAACTAATACACCTGCTGTTTTTTGGTTAGATGAAGAAAGAGCTCACGATGCAGAATTAATTAAAAAAGTAAAAGCTTATTTACCTAATCACGACACTTCTGGCCTAGAAATTCTAATTCTTTCTCCTTTAAAAGCAACAGAATACACACTTGCCAGAATTAAAGACGGTAAGGACACTATTTCGGTTTCTGGTAATGTACTTAGAGATTACTTAACAGATTTATTTCCAATTTTAGAAGTTGGTACAAGCGCAAAAATGCTATCTATTGTACCTTTAATGAATGGTGGTGGTTTGTTTGAAACTGGTGCTGGTGGATCTGCTCCTAAACACGTAGAGCAATTTACAGAAGAAGGTCATTTACGTTGGGATTCATTAGGTGAGTTTTTAGCCTTAGAAGTTTCTTTAGAACACGAAGCTGAAAAATCTAATAATAAAGACACACTTGTTTTAGCCGAAGCTTTAGGTGATGCTACAGAAAAGTTTTTATTAAACGATAAATCTCCATCTAGAAAAGTAAATGAAATAGACAATAGAGGTTCTCACTTTTACTTAACACTATACTGGGCAGAAGCATTAGCTAACCAAACTAAGAGTCCTACACTGCAAGCTAAATTTAAAGACGTTTACACTTCATTAAAAGATAATGAAAGTAAAATAAACGAAGAGTTAATTAACGCTCAAGGATCTAGTGTAGATATAGAAGGCTACTACTTACCTAACCAAGAGATTTTAGCCAAAGCTATGAGACCTAGTAATACGCTAAACACTATTATTAGTAGTATTTAA
- the rplS gene encoding 50S ribosomal protein L19, which translates to MEALIKFVEDEFVPKKDFPKFSAGDTITVYYEIKEGEKTRTQFFRGVVIQRRGSGATETFTIRKMSGTVGVERIFPVNLPALQKIEINKKGKVRRARIFYFRGLTGKKARIKEVRK; encoded by the coding sequence ATGGAAGCATTAATTAAATTTGTTGAAGACGAATTTGTTCCAAAAAAAGATTTTCCAAAATTCTCTGCTGGTGATACAATTACTGTATACTACGAAATTAAGGAAGGTGAAAAAACTCGTACTCAGTTCTTTAGAGGTGTAGTTATCCAAAGAAGAGGTAGCGGTGCTACAGAAACTTTTACTATTCGTAAAATGTCTGGTACTGTTGGTGTTGAGCGTATTTTCCCTGTTAATTTACCTGCACTACAAAAAATTGAAATCAATAAGAAAGGTAAAGTACGTAGAGCTCGTATCTTCTACTTTAGAGGTCTTACTGGTAAGAAAGCAAGAATTAAAGAAGTTCGTAAATAA
- the trmD gene encoding tRNA (guanosine(37)-N1)-methyltransferase TrmD — MRIDIITVLPELLKSPFEASILKRSIEKGLVEVHFHNLRDYTDKSYNQIDDYQFGGGAGMVMMIEPIDKCISKLKAERTYDDVIYMTPDGSTLNQKMANTLSLSENIIILCGHYKGVDQRVRDTLITKEISIGDYVLSGGELGAAVLCDTIIRLIPGVLNNETSALTDTFQDNLLAPPVYTRPAEYKGLKVPEVLLNGNFPKIEKWREDQAYERTKQLRPDLLDND; from the coding sequence ATGAGAATAGATATTATTACGGTTTTACCAGAGTTATTAAAAAGTCCGTTTGAGGCATCAATTTTAAAAAGATCTATAGAAAAAGGACTTGTAGAAGTTCATTTTCATAACTTAAGAGATTACACAGACAAAAGCTACAACCAAATAGATGATTACCAATTTGGTGGTGGTGCCGGTATGGTTATGATGATAGAACCTATAGACAAATGCATAAGCAAGTTAAAAGCAGAGCGTACTTATGATGATGTTATTTATATGACTCCAGACGGTAGTACTTTAAACCAAAAAATGGCCAACACACTATCCTTATCAGAAAATATAATTATTCTTTGCGGACATTATAAAGGTGTAGATCAAAGAGTAAGAGATACCTTAATTACTAAAGAAATATCTATTGGAGATTACGTATTATCTGGAGGAGAACTTGGTGCTGCAGTTTTATGCGACACCATTATTAGGTTAATTCCTGGTGTATTAAATAATGAAACATCTGCTTTAACAGACACTTTTCAGGATAATTTATTAGCCCCACCAGTTTACACAAGACCTGCCGAATACAAAGGGTTAAAAGTACCAGAAGTATTACTTAATGGTAACTTTCCTAAAATAGAAAAATGGAGAGAAGACCAAGCCTATGAAAGAACCAAACAATTAAGACCAGATTTACTAGACAATGATTGA
- a CDS encoding GNAT family N-acetyltransferase, producing MVTVKKATLEHIALVAPLFNNYRIFYKQESNLEAAINFLKERLTKEQSHIFIAFKGDEAVGFTQLYTSYSSVSLLPIFILNDLFVDANYRSKNIGAALLQKAQKFCLENKYKGVALETATDNPAQKLYEKLNWKKDTNSFHYFWTAK from the coding sequence ATGGTAACAGTAAAAAAAGCAACACTAGAACACATAGCTTTAGTAGCTCCTCTATTTAATAATTACAGAATATTTTACAAGCAAGAATCTAATTTAGAGGCTGCAATTAATTTTTTAAAAGAAAGATTAACCAAAGAACAATCTCATATTTTTATTGCTTTTAAAGGTGATGAAGCCGTTGGCTTTACACAACTCTATACCTCATACTCATCAGTATCTCTACTACCTATATTTATATTAAACGATTTATTTGTGGATGCAAATTACAGATCTAAAAATATTGGTGCTGCCCTACTCCAAAAAGCACAAAAGTTTTGTTTAGAAAATAAGTATAAGGGAGTTGCATTAGAGACTGCAACAGACAACCCTGCACAAAAATTATACGAAAAATTAAACTGGAAAAAAGACACAAACTCTTTTCACTACTTTTGGACAGCCAAATAG